The bacterium genome has a segment encoding these proteins:
- a CDS encoding ATPase, T2SS/T4P/T4SS family → MLLAVGDRWLDPEAVERVMDGVLEGMAGTAPGAALATSPAEVDQASAAGRPTVLLMRDDELEIRLESAVASAAAVLWITTADSSDVRSLLRLDTGSRRATPIVSVVVADDLPDRERLRRQRVISLWIPPEPTRRDLRRLHRLGRRLAWTAVAPRRLDPLDRETHLWAASQAAQTRLADLLEETGVEEFQIRGGECMIVHRAEGQRERRNSPFASNEELIETARHLASFSGGQPQRFDVLDSRLDIRLGDRWRLHAEAFMCHPPTMVLRSNMAGKATLDDLSVAAAPLQKILIGAVSGPVRANIVIAAAMGGGKTTLCQALLATVDGSERIDTIEDTPELRLAQYGIHSNSYERLTRDANNDGVGKLAMSDHIRDAKRANSSKLVIGETRGEGTLALLDAMSSGLSGCLVTLHSQPGAGVLAKLLSYACSEGADPRFARQQIAIAVQLLVWMGRNELGERVISDVSQIVNYDERHDTIETRCLWSLSPGQRWAAPAGLPHGQIERLYQSAGINLR, encoded by the coding sequence ATGCTCTTGGCCGTAGGCGACCGATGGCTCGACCCCGAGGCAGTGGAGCGGGTCATGGACGGGGTGCTAGAGGGCATGGCCGGCACTGCCCCTGGGGCGGCCTTGGCCACCTCTCCGGCTGAAGTCGACCAGGCGTCGGCCGCCGGCCGCCCCACCGTTCTGCTGATGCGGGACGACGAACTCGAAATACGCCTCGAATCAGCCGTGGCATCGGCTGCCGCAGTGCTGTGGATCACCACCGCTGACAGCTCCGACGTGCGCTCCCTCCTCCGGTTGGACACAGGATCGCGCCGTGCCACCCCAATCGTCTCGGTCGTGGTGGCCGACGACCTGCCCGACCGGGAACGACTTCGCCGCCAACGAGTCATCAGCCTCTGGATTCCCCCCGAACCCACCCGGCGCGACCTGCGCCGATTGCATCGACTCGGGCGCCGCCTGGCGTGGACGGCGGTCGCGCCTCGCCGGCTCGATCCACTCGACCGCGAGACCCATCTGTGGGCTGCTTCTCAAGCCGCCCAAACCCGTCTGGCCGACTTGCTCGAGGAAACCGGGGTTGAGGAGTTTCAGATCAGGGGCGGTGAGTGCATGATCGTTCATCGGGCCGAGGGTCAGCGGGAGCGCCGGAACTCGCCCTTTGCGTCCAACGAAGAGTTGATCGAAACAGCCCGCCACCTGGCCAGCTTCTCCGGCGGCCAGCCACAGCGCTTCGACGTGCTCGACAGCCGCTTGGACATACGCCTGGGCGACCGGTGGAGGCTCCACGCCGAGGCGTTCATGTGCCATCCCCCCACGATGGTCCTGAGATCGAACATGGCCGGCAAGGCCACGCTCGACGATCTCAGTGTTGCTGCCGCGCCGCTTCAGAAGATCCTGATAGGGGCAGTCTCGGGTCCGGTCAGGGCCAACATCGTGATCGCAGCCGCCATGGGCGGGGGCAAGACCACCCTTTGCCAGGCTCTTCTGGCCACCGTCGACGGGTCCGAGAGGATCGACACTATCGAGGACACTCCCGAGCTCCGATTGGCCCAGTACGGCATTCATTCGAACAGCTACGAGCGCCTCACCCGTGATGCCAATAACGACGGTGTGGGAAAGCTGGCCATGAGCGATCACATACGCGACGCCAAGCGGGCCAACTCGTCCAAACTGGTGATCGGCGAGACCAGAGGCGAGGGAACACTGGCGTTGCTGGACGCCATGAGCAGCGGGCTAAGCGGCTGTCTGGTCACCCTCCACAGCCAGCCCGGCGCAGGAGTGCTGGCCAAGCTGCTGTCCTATGCGTGCAGCGAAGGCGCAGACCCTCGATTCGCCCGCCAGCAGATTGCCATTGCCGTTCAACTCCTCGTGTGGATGGGCCGCAACGAGCTCGGCGAGAGGGTGATCTCCGACGTATCCCAGATCGTCAACTACGACGAGCGCCATGACACTATCGAAACCCGGTGCTTGTGG